A stretch of DNA from Brachyhypopomus gauderio isolate BG-103 chromosome 7, BGAUD_0.2, whole genome shotgun sequence:
CTATGCATAAACAGTAGGTgttcgtcacacacacacacacacacacacacacacacacacacacacacacacacacacacgcacacacacacgcgcacacacacgcacacctccggggggggaggggagggggtttACCTCCCAGGATGGGCACAAGCCCAGCTGCCCTCCTTCATGTCTAGTGTTTCCTCTCTTGCACAGTGCAGACTGGGTCAGCAAACTCAAATATgcatacactcacactcctACACCCGCACCCATGCCCACACACCCATACCTGCATtcctagactcacacacacacatgcactcctacagccccacacatacacccacacccgcacccacacccacacctgtacccacacacctacacccacaccaacactcGTACCtgtaaccacacccacacctgcacccacacacatgcacctacaCCCGCGCACACACCAAATTTGCTCATTTACCAGCCATATTTAGGACTCGAGACCATGTTTTGTATTTAACTGAAGGATGAAGTTTGTTCAAAAGTGTCCAGCTATACACCTGTACAGGTGGCCCTCAACTTTGCATCGTCCATAGTCAACTCCTCATCGTCAACCCCGCAACCTCCATGAGAAGGTCACACCCGCTTTCACCATGGCTTTGTGAAGCCCAAGAACGATACCGACGGATCAGGTGGTGTGGCGAACATGTCAGAATCTACGGCAGTCTAGCCGTGAGGAACTCGGGCCAGTAGACCTGAGCCGTCCGCCAAATCCCCCAGTTACATCCTGACAAAGCTTTGGGTTCTCCTTTCCCAACTCACAGGCTTCTTCTGTTAgctccacacacctacaccttcaGTTAGCCGCCGTCTCCTGACAGCTCAGGCTTGCTGAGGAAACAGCCTTTATGTAaagtgacaacacacacacacacacacacacacacacacacacacacaatacttaTAGCTCTTTAAGTCCTTAATGACTCACCCATGTGTATGAAAAGCCCCCCGCCTCCAAGACCTCACGCTTCCAAGGAGATGATAGATTTTTCACTTTCACTCCACTTCAGTGAAAAagaggaaaacaaaacaacaacaacaacaacaacaacaacaaaaaaacacccCAGCTGAGGTGCACAAGAAGAAATATCACCTGCACTGCACGACAAAAAGCAGCACCTCTGATGGCGGGACCGATAGCATCCATCCGTCGCCCCCTAAAAACAAACTAACCAACAAagcaagaaaaaacaaaaacatctcTTTGGCCCCTCAACCGACATAGAAACCACAACCGATAAGTCACTTGccatttcttttcctttttcctgtgttttttttcattatttttttgCGTGACTCTCCCTGCTCTGGCCCAGGTTTCACCTTGCTGAGCCGCTGCCCGTCCATTAAAGACGAGAACGCCTGCCAACTCCCTTTCTGCTCTTGCCGATTTGTCAGTCATGAAAGGAGAGCGGCTCCGGATGATAAATCTTATTTTGCCAGCTAAGGGCTTCTATCTCGCAGAGCGAAGAAATATCCGGAGCTAAAAACACTTGCTGTGCGTGCTCGGGAGCTCGGATTTAAGCCTTGTCCGCTCTGATCAAACCAGGATTTATAGAAGCATCATAACTCCCGACAACATCCAGCAGcttattaattttatatatttctgTCTGTTCCCTGATATTCCCGGCCTTGACAGTCACTCAAGATAAGCCAAAAGCCCTGTGACAGGAtggagtgtgtatatatttttcaCTGTGCTCACTCCCTCACTGTGAATAGGGCTGAGCTGAAACCTTGAGAGTGTTTTCTTCCGCCTTGATTTGATGgccttctttttttcttttcatttttttttgtcttctttGGCGGGTCCGCAGAGCTACGCGGCCTTTAAATCAAGCCAAGGTGGTGGAGAACCTCAcagtgactgacacacacacacacagtacatgcGCACAAAATAtatccccctccacacacatacgcacaaaaCATCCAGAATCACTACTAGTTGCCAGATACTAGTCAGAGATTAAAATGCTATTTATCGGGACACCCTCTCATGTGAAAGGGGAAAGATGCTCGTGGGAGTTTTATTTCCCCCATGCTAGGATTTAGGAACCACTGCCCTGAGTTACACCCAGTCCTGAACACTACCCTGAACACAGACCCAGTTTTGAACACTACCCTGAACACAGACCCAGTTTTGGACACTACCCTGAACACAGATCCAGTTTTTAACACTGACCTGAACATCACTCCAGTTCAGAGCAGTTTTTTTGTTATGGTATTTAATGAATTTCCTTTACAGTCGTCCTGATAATACCCTTTAAGTGTCTCGTCGTCCTGATAATACCCTTTGAGTGTCTCGTCGTCCTGATAATACCCTTTAAGTGTCTCGTCGTCCTGATAATACCCTTTGAGTGTCTCGTCCTGATAATACCCTTTAAGTGTCTCGTCGTCCTGATAATACCCTTTGAGTGTCTCGTCGTCCTGATAATACCCTTTAAGTGTCTCGTCGTCCTGATAATACCCTTTGAGTGTCTTGTCGTCCTGATAATACCCTTTAAGTGTCTCGTTGTCCTGATAATACCCTTTAAGTGTCTCGTCGTCCCGATAATACCCTTTGAGTGTCTCGTCGTCCGTCGTCCTGATAATACCCTTTGAGTGTCTCGTCGTCCTGATAATACCATTTGAGTGTCTCATCGTCCTGATAATACCCTTTGAGTGTCTTGTCGTCCTGATAATACCCTTTAAGTGTCTCGTTGTCCTGATAATACCCTTTAAGTGTCTCGTCGTCCTGATAATACCCTTTGAGTGTCTCGTCGTCCGTCGTCCTGATAATACCCTTTGAGTGTCTCGTCGTCCTGATAATACCCTTTAAGTGTCTCGTCGTCCTGATAATACCCTTTGAGTGTCTCGTCGTCCGTCGTCCTGATAATACCCTTTAAGTGTCTCGTCGTCCTGATAATACCCTTTGAGTGTCTTGTCGTCCTGATAATACCCTTTAAGTGTCTCGTTGTCCTGATAATACCCTTTAAGTGTCTCGTCGTCCTGATAATACCCTTTGAGTGTCTCGTCGTCCGTCGTCCTGATAATACCCTTTGAGTGTCTCGTCGTCCTGATAATACCCTTTGAGTGTCTCGTCGTCCTGATAATACCCTTTGAGTGTCTTGTCGTCCTGATAATACCCTTTAAGTGTCTCGTTGTCCTGATAATACCCTTTAAGTGTCTCGTCGTCCTGATAATACCCTTTGAGTGTCTCGTCGTCCGTCGTCCTGATAATACCCTTTGAGTGTCTCGTCGTCCTGATAATACACTTTAAGTGTCTCGTCGTCCTGATAATACCCTTTGAGTGTCTCGTCGTCCGTCGTCCTGATAATACCCTTTGAGTGTCTCGTCGTCCGTCGTCCTGATAATACCCTTTGAGTGTCTCGTCGTCCTGATAATACCCTTTAAGTGTCTCGTTGTCCTGATAATACCCTTTGAGTGTCTCGTTGTCCTGATAATACCCTTTGAGTGTCTTGTCGTGCTGATAATACCCTTTGAGTGTCTCGTCGTCCGTTGTCCTGATAATACCCTTTGAGTGTCTCGTCGTCCTGATAATACCCTTTGAGTGTCTCCCTTTTCGAGTGTGTCATGACTTGCTTTGGACCAAAAGATGCTCGACTCCTCCAAACAGAAGAATCATCAAAATCGTTTCTTTATTTCAAGAAAGTCCCAAAAGGTCACACTGTGATTTTACCTTTTAGTGAGACTGGTGTTCCAGTGTTTGCCTCGCTGATAGCTGCGTGAGTTCACCTGTCATAAATTTTCATGAGCCTCAATAAACCACGATGACCTCAGCCATGTAAAGTTTATGACCGCATTATGGCCACTTTATGATACCACCCCCAGAGACCGTCCAGATGGCAGTACCTACCGTCTGGTGGAGACGTGACTCCCTctattccctctctccccttttccactcacccactctttaacactcttgtgtgtgtgtgtgtgtgtgtgtgtgtgtgtgtgtgtgtctgtaagtgtgtgtgtgtgtttggaggaagGGGTCTTCTAATCTAAGTGAACAGCTGATACAGAGCTagcctgattttttttttgttggagAGGGGGTGGCAAAGGGATtatgggtgttgggggggggggggggggggggtgatataATGTAGAGCAGCAGGACGCCCccgacacaacacaacacagtgaGGGGAGATTACAGTGCCACTGACTTCACACACCAAACGCAGCTTTagcagcgccccctgcaggccgaGCAGGTCGGGGGCCACCATCGTGAGTCTCTCGGGGTGTTTGTGATCACAAGCGCCTgggtgatggggaggggggggtggcacCGAGCTGCAACAGGCCACGCCTCCACTACTTCCACAGTGAGCTGTTGAAACCACTGTGTTGCCCCTGCTCCGCTCAGACAGCATGACGAAGACACAGcaggtgtcacacacacacacacacacacacacacacacacacacacacacacacacacacacacacacacacacgcacacaaacacaatacaaGGATGGATGGTGCTGTCTAGCCAAGCAGGCACACACTGTCATCTAGTCTCCTGTACCTACAGCAGGTCTGTTTACTCACCAGTGGCCAGGCTCTGTCAGCAACTGCCCCCACCTTCACAGAGAGGTCACtagtgtctttctctctctctctgtctcacacactagTGACtagtgtctttctctctgtctttgtctctcacacacacttcatacacacacacacacacacacacacaaacacacacacacacacacacacacacacacacacacacttttctcaCAAATCTCACAATTCTTAGCCACACTTACGCATGCCATGACGCATCCTATCAAATCCTTTAGTTTAAAATGATTTAATatcttaaaatattttaaatttaaaatatttaaaataaggtTTTTCCTTACAAtttttatgtttaaaaaaatcaagtatTTCCTACAACTATATGGTTGTAAAGGAGGTTACAGCAGGACCTTATCTTCTGAAAACTGATTATATTGTTTACAAATATTTTACAGCTAATTTACACAAATAATTGTAATCATTTTAGCATTCATTGAACACAATGGCTCTCTGATCTGTTAATGAAATCAAGCCCTTTCTTCAGTTCAGAAAATAAAGCAAATCTTTAGAAATTATTATAGCAACTCCTTTTTTTGCTCTTTTTCAAGTTCAGGTCAAACTGTTTTAGTCTCTTGCTTCAACTAGGTCCACAGACGCCCAGACGCTTACATGCCACAGACTACGTCCTCCAGGACAAGACAGGAACCCCAGAACCACGCGATCCGCCAATGACTCTGAGCCAAAATGTCCAGAAATATCCGAGTGGCATTAAACCAGCATATAATCCCATTACTCTTTGCCAATTAATCATTTATTATTGGAGTGGGCACTGGGTAAAGGGACCAGAGGCCCACGAGAAAATTGCCATGGCAAAAGAATCCTAAATCCACTTATACTGATCTCCAAACATGGAGGGAGATAACCCCCATAATGCACTTCCCGACTGTGCCAGAGGGGCCGGAGTGGGGGCGGGCCCTGgggtggaccccccccccctctccgaTCCCCCTCCGTTCTTCAAACACACCTCACGGTCCGGCCAGCGAGCCGGTAAACGGGCAGGCATTACTGAGGGGAAGTGAGATGTCTAATCTGTATTAAAACGTACAGATTAGACTGGTTAAAAGGAGAGCATAGATATATGGTGTTTAGAGCCCTGCTGTATTAATATCTCCTATGATATTAAATCAAACACAGACAGAAGCCCTAAATGTCTTGAAGAAGCTTTGATGTTATAATGCAAAGTGTGCTGATCTATTTGCTGATCTATTACAAGATAGCAGTACCCttgtgtgcctgtatgtgtgtgtgtgtgtgtgtgtgtgtgtgtgtgtgtgtgtgtgtgtgtgtgtgtgtgtgtgtgtgtgtgtgtgtgtatgtatgtatgcgtgggtgcatgtgtgtgtgtgtgtgtgtgtgtgaaagttctgtaaatgtgtttgtttatgtttggtgtgtgtgtataattgcacacatatattacatatgcTACTTGTGTATTTcacgtgtgtgtaggtatgtgtatACGTATgctgtgtgcttgtgtacatATTTGTGAGAGCAtgaatatatattgtatataaaatgtgtgtgtgtattacacgagtgtgtgtgtgtgtgtgtgtgtgtattacacgagtgtgtgtgtgtatgtgtttatgtttgctgtgtgtatatatctgtgAGTGCGTGAATATACATTGTgtgcatgtatttgtgtgtggttgagtgggttgtctgtgtgtatatgtgtatggtgtatgtatgtgttcatgtgtgcatactgcatgcatgtttgtgtgtgtgagtgtctgtgtgtgtgtgtgtttatgtgagtgcTTTGTCTGGGTTGTTCATCTATGCATATGTATGGTGtttggtttgtgtgtatgtgtcattTGTGTATGTCTAaatgatgtttgtgtgtatgtgtgctgcatgtgtgaGTCGAATCCTgcatttgtgcgtgtgtgtgtgtgtgtgtgtgtgtgtgtgtgtgtgtgtgtgtgtgtgtgtgtgtgtgtgtgtgtgtgtgtgtgtgtgtgtattacacgagtgtgtgtgtgtatgtgtttatgtttgctgtgtgtatatatctgtgAGTGCGTGAATATACATTGTgtgcatgtatttgtgtgtggttgagtgggttgtctgtgtgtttatgtgtatggtgtatgtatgtgttcatgtgtgcatactgcatgcatgtttgtgtgtgtgagtgtgtgtgtgtgtgtatttatgtgagTGCTTTGTCTGGGTTGTGCATATGtatggtgtttggtgtgtgtgtatgtgtcattTGTGTATGTCTAaatgatgtttgtgtgtatgtgtgctgcatgtgtgagtcgaatcctgcatgtgtgtgtgtgtgtgtgtgtgtgtgtgtgtgtgtgtgtgtgtgtgtgtgtgtgtgtgtgtgttaaaatgaAAGCCCAGACCAAGGCAGTGCTTAACCGCCCTGACTCCCGTGCTGACAGCCAGCTCAATCTGCCTTCTGTGAATCGATACGCAGGCATTTCTCACCATCGATTATATAATTATGCCGGGTTAAGTCATCACGCCCACATACACCATTTAACGAGAGACGCTGGCTGTGTgcgctcgctcacacacacacacacacacacacacacacacacacacacacacacacacacacacacacacacacacacacacacacacacacacacacacacacactccaggttGCAGGTACTTCACAGAGCTGATTAGGATGCCTACTGGGTGCAGTGCATCACTCTTATTAGCCTCTCTGCCACACAATGGGGTGATAATTAATGGGAGCAGCAGGACCAGGTCCAGGCCCGGTACAGACCAGACACCAGGCTAAGCCTGCTGAAGCTTCATACCAGCGCAAACACACCGCTcccccctctctgcctctctctctccctccctctcacacacacgcctctccgtccctctcctcttcactctgcttctctctctctctctctctctctctccctctctcccaaaTAAACCTCCAGAGCTCTGACGTAAGTACTTTGAAAAGGCAATTCATTTACAGACAGAAAAAACCTCAGCGCTGTGGTATTGACCAAGACTCCACCTGTAGCCgttattttgtgttttgttttcataTGTACACATGGCTGGATGTCTCCTAAGGTACTGTGCAAATGTAATCAGTGGGAGGCCGAGTGATGTGGTGAACAGGagggatgtatgtgtgtgtgtgtgtttgtgtgctgaacTATGTATTTGTCTGCTGGCTGTATTATCTGAACACTTGGAAAGTGTGAGATGTGCGTGTGAGAATGAGAACTTGGTTTTCTCTGGATACAGGTACAATTATGAGTTGCTTTTTCTCATCTTACACTTTCCACATTAATATAGGCACACTTTTACATAGctacacacactttacacagaTAAATTCACTTTTGCACAGCTACACACTTTACAAAGATAGCCACATACAATTAAATTGAGACAATGTTTTCATCATGACCATTTCTCTAGAAAGCCCTCAGTTAAGTCAAAATACTACTTGCCAAAATATAACACACCATCGTCTTACCTCTGCTTCAAAAACCTTTTTCAAACTGACAAAACATGGTTCCTTATGAACCCACACTTCAGTTAATCTGAAGGTCGGTGAAATGATCGAACAGTAATTTGATGTAAAAGGAAGAATCAGAATAAAAATGATCATCCTGTCAAAACAAAGTTAGAGGAAGGCAGGAGTCATGTATGCTGACACTCCTGTGAGAACACGTCGTACTACTGGCAAACAAGCCAGGGGGCGCCGTGGGTTTCTTGTTTGCGGATTACTTTGAAACGTCTTTGAGTTTGTAGGAAAAATGATTCTGGTACATATGGAAACTGCAGTCATGCTCCGGCATGCTTTACGTGATCTGCTCGTGTGGGATCAGTggatctttttcattttttcactGAGAGGGAATTGGACAGAGAGGTCTCTGCCCTGCTAATTTTGTCCATTTGCTTTGCAATTCAACACAGTACAAACTTGCCTAAGTGTTGTGATTAATCCAGTGTTTAATTAAGACATTTGCACTAGATTTGCAGAGTGACTTTTTGAGTCTGTTCTGATGAGCTGTGAATGCGGTTATTGGTGCCAAGCAGTGTGCATTTTTAGACCGGGCCTTGTCAAACACCGGAGATATTGTCATGAGTGTTACGCTTCCAGCTCGGGGATTGTGGGAGGTGTTTTGCAAACAGCGTTTTGGGAGTTTGTGATTAGAGTCCGTACGAGAGAGGCAGGCTTGCGTGTTTTGGACACGGGGTCTCTGGAGAAGACTCGTGTGTACTAAGTGCTCTGATTCATGTGAGAACACCAAGTGGCGCCGTGCGAGCAATCAGGAACGCTCAGAACCCGGCGTCACCTGCAGGGGGCAAGGAACCTCGTCACAGACTCTCTCTTTGAGCAGCACATCTCTTGCTCTGCCTACACAGTTGCTTCTGAAACATCTCACCTAACAAACAGCATCTCAAGAATGCCCCTTGGCATCCTCGTTTACAGGCATGTAAACTCTCTTCCGTGCTTTCGTATCTTGTTCTGTATCTtctctatccccccccccccctctctctctctctctctctctctctctctctcttccccctccagCCTCAGTCACACACGACCCTGACCGCATACACTTATCGCCTGGCTCAGTGCAATCAATTATTGTTGCGGCGGAATCATTAATAATTTCCTAATGAAAACGATTCTGTTGATCTCCGCTGTGTTTTAATTAAACGTAATTACAGCGGTGCTCGGCTCCGCGGCAGGGACCCCTTCAGGGTGCCTCAAGTTTTAATACACTGATAATGAATTTTTTACATTGTGTTGGGTCGTTCGGTTATTATGCGTTCACGCTATTTCCCTGTGTTCACAGATAagagataaaaaatgtaaaaaaaaaaaaatgaaagaaagacgTGCGAGTAGCTCTCCATGGTTTGCCGCCGTGGCGTTCAAAGGGGACGTTCACACAGGAAGAAGACAATTAGGGCGGACCGGGTCCTTCTCAAACTGTGGCCCCTTACGGGAGCGGAGTACTCCGGGGCAGCCGTCGGGGCTGACACTCTGTGCCACTTGCCGCACGTCTGGGACATTCAATCGGCTACGTTTGTAGCACAGGAACAGAGGCGAAGGCGCAGCCGAAATGCTGATCTGGGGAGGAGCAGCAAGCAAACAGATCGGTGCCTCGTGACGGAGGAAGGTGGGGCGGAGAGATGGAGGGCATAGAGGCTACGAGagggggggtgtaaaaatcaGAGAGGTCAGAGCGTAAAGTGTCTGGTCTGAGCTCTCTTGCTGGGAACAATACGTGAGAGAGAGCGTATCTGGTGTGGAGGGCTCTGAGACCAGAGACCACAGTGCACAAAGTCAGAGTGAATTAGTCTGATCCAGCAGTGCACAGCTTATGTAGAACACCCTCGTTACACTGGGCCAATTTGCACTTGCACAAAGGCAACCactcaagccccgccccctcccaccaaccccgccccccaccacCAAGAGCGCTCCGACTCACTGTAGCTGACCAGCTTTGGCCTAAGAGGCTTACACTCAAAATTTAGGTGACCTTTGGAGAAGAATAACACAATTGTTATTCAGTCATTGTTCACACCCAAGCGCACGAGAGCTGTGATATCAGGTGATGGCAGTCTAAAAGACTAATTGTGAGATTTGTTCAGTGAATAGTTCACTCCACTCCCGTCCTTTGGAATCACTTTTGGAAGCAGATTGTGTGGTAATACTATTCTGACATGAGTGTAGAATACTGCATAATCTGATTATTTTTATCATTTGGTGAGAATACAACAAAAAGGTTTAATACATCAAAAACAACAATAGCATGATTAACactatttttttaatttcttaACTTCCAAATGTTTAGTGAACAGCATTTTCAGCTCCCTTCTTGAAGGAATACTTCCACTAGAGCTAACAGTGCTAGCACTGTGGAGTATCACACTAACGCTAACAGAACTAGCGCACCCCTATTTACAATCATTCATTTTTAGATGTTAGCAAGCTTGGCTGTTATTTTGAGCACAGAGGCTTGATGGGTTTAATGGGAGTGGTGCAATGTGGAGTGGGGTGGGGCTTGtcggaggggaggggaggggctagaAGAAG
This window harbors:
- the LOC143519788 gene encoding uncharacterized protein LOC143519788, producing the protein MVAPDLLGLQGALLKLRLGIIRTTDDETLKGYYQDDETLKGYYQDNETLKGYYQDDKTLKGYYQDDETLKGYYQDDETLKGTTRHSKGIIRTTDDETLKGYYRDDETLKGYYQDNETLKGYYQDDKTLKGYYQDDETLKGYYQDDETLKGYYQDDETLKGYYQDETLKGYYQDDETLKGYYQDDETLKGYYQDDETLKGYYQDDCKGNSLNTITKKLL